A DNA window from Gigantopelta aegis isolate Gae_Host chromosome 4, Gae_host_genome, whole genome shotgun sequence contains the following coding sequences:
- the LOC121371602 gene encoding calmodulin-beta-like, giving the protein MSKGNLSKIPAEQMEEFQEAFNLFDRNGDGKITVSELQTVMASLGKNATEAEVKDMINDMDIDGNGTIDFSEFAQMMSSKCQREAENREMQDAFNIFDKNGDGFINAAELKQVMHTLDESLTDKEVSDMIKEADLDGDGLINYEEFKMMMDSKR; this is encoded by the exons AGTTCCAGGAAGCATTCAACTTGTTCGACAGAAATGGCGACGGCAAGATAACGGTCTCCGAGCTCCAGACGGTGATGGCGTCCCTCGGGAagaacgccaccgaggctgagGTCAAGGATATGATCAACGACATGGACATCGACG GTAACGGCACGATCGACTTCAGCGAGTTCGCCCAGATGATGAGCAGCAAGTGTCAGCGCGAGGCGGAGAACAGGGAGATGCAGGACGCCTTCAACATCTTCGACAAGAACGGCGATGGCTTCATCAACGCCGCCGAGCTCAAGCAGGTCATGCACACGCTGGACGAGTCGCTCACGGACAAGGAGGTCAGCGACATGATCAAGGAGGCTGACCTCGACGGCGACGGCCTCATCAACTACGAAG aatttAAAATGATGATGGATTCCAAGAGATGA